A genomic stretch from Croceibacterium aestuarii includes:
- a CDS encoding GFA family protein — translation MTKNTIREGGCGCGAVRYRITCDPMMVHNCHCRLCQRESGSTSVVNAFIETDRIEILQGELIDRLLPGGSGELHTIRQCRACGTALWSHYPRLGTLSAGVRAGSLDDPDSIKPDVVIFTESKMPWVTLPEGIPAFERYYDFREVLPQENRDRLMALVARRKAGEGS, via the coding sequence ATGACGAAAAATACCATCCGGGAAGGTGGATGCGGCTGCGGCGCGGTCCGCTATCGTATCACGTGCGATCCGATGATGGTGCACAACTGCCATTGCCGCCTGTGCCAGCGCGAAAGCGGATCGACCAGCGTGGTCAACGCCTTCATCGAAACCGACCGAATCGAGATTTTGCAAGGCGAACTGATTGACCGCCTGTTGCCTGGCGGCAGCGGCGAGTTGCACACGATCCGCCAATGCCGCGCCTGCGGCACTGCGCTGTGGAGCCATTATCCCCGCCTCGGCACCCTCAGCGCAGGCGTGCGCGCGGGTTCGCTCGACGATCCGGACTCGATCAAGCCCGACGTCGTGATCTTTACGGAAAGCAAGATGCCGTGGGTCACGCTCCCCGAAGGCATACCGGCATTCGAACGGTACTACGATTTTCGCGAAGTGCTGCCGCAGGAAAACAGGGACAGGCTGATGGCGCTGGTCGCCCGCCGGAAGGCGGGCGAAGGCAGCTAG
- a CDS encoding cation diffusion facilitator family transporter — MGTGHSHSHGHAGGHDHAPANFDRAFAIGVVLNSVFVLIEAGFGMWSGSMALVADAGHNLSDVMSLLIAWGASYMAQRPASPRFTYGYKASSILAALANASLLLVALGAILFQTIDRLLHPEPVEGWTMIVVAGIGIVINTATALLFVRGRKDDINIRGAFLHMAADALVSLGVVIAGGLILTTGAQWIDPATSFAIVVVIGYGTWGLLRDSVKMGLLAVPEGIDETDVRTFLEGLPGVAAVHDLHIWPMSTTETALTAHLVMPGGYPGDEVLKHAADELEHHHAIGHVTLQVETGEDNCGLGHAAHE; from the coding sequence ATGGGCACAGGGCATTCTCATTCGCACGGCCACGCCGGGGGCCACGACCACGCGCCGGCGAACTTCGATCGCGCTTTCGCCATTGGCGTGGTGCTCAATTCGGTCTTTGTGCTGATCGAGGCCGGGTTTGGCATGTGGTCGGGTTCGATGGCGCTCGTCGCCGACGCCGGGCACAACCTGTCCGACGTCATGAGCCTGCTCATTGCCTGGGGAGCGAGTTACATGGCGCAGCGCCCCGCCAGCCCGCGCTTCACTTACGGTTACAAGGCGAGCTCGATCCTTGCGGCACTGGCCAATGCCTCGCTGCTGCTGGTGGCGCTCGGTGCCATCCTGTTCCAGACGATCGACCGGCTGCTGCACCCCGAACCGGTCGAAGGCTGGACGATGATCGTCGTCGCCGGGATCGGCATCGTCATCAACACCGCCACGGCGCTGCTGTTCGTTCGCGGGCGCAAGGACGATATCAACATCCGCGGCGCCTTCCTGCACATGGCGGCCGACGCCCTCGTCAGCCTCGGCGTGGTCATCGCCGGCGGGCTGATCCTGACGACCGGCGCGCAGTGGATCGACCCGGCGACCAGTTTCGCGATCGTCGTGGTCATCGGCTACGGCACTTGGGGCCTGCTCCGCGATAGCGTAAAAATGGGACTTCTGGCGGTACCCGAGGGCATCGATGAAACCGACGTGCGCACCTTCCTCGAGGGCTTGCCCGGCGTTGCCGCGGTGCACGATCTACACATCTGGCCGATGAGCACGACCGAGACCGCCCTGACCGCGCATCTCGTCATGCCCGGCGGTTATCCGGGCGACGAAGTGCTCAAGCATGCCGCCGACGAACTCGAGCACCACCACGCGATCGGCCACGTCACCTTGCAGGTGGAGACCGGCGAGGACAACTGCGGGCTCGGGCACGCGGCGCACGAGTAG
- the mtgA gene encoding monofunctional biosynthetic peptidoglycan transglycosylase yields the protein MTRVMLFLVKVLLGFIALSLLLVVLFRFVPVPVTATMILDPNGITKDWTPLSRIDRNMVAAAIAGEDGKFCSHNGFDREAIEKAIEKNARGGRIRGGSTISQQTAKNVFLWQGGGYFRKGLEAWFTLLIENIWGKRRIMEVYLNVAETGIGTYGVEAGAQRYYKHSAARLTPTEAARMAAALPLPKERSVISPGGFTRRYGNTIRARIGVVRRDGLDSCIYG from the coding sequence ATGACCCGCGTAATGCTTTTCCTGGTCAAGGTCCTGCTCGGCTTCATCGCCCTGAGCCTGCTGCTCGTGGTGCTGTTCCGTTTCGTGCCGGTACCCGTGACCGCGACCATGATCCTCGACCCCAACGGCATCACCAAGGACTGGACCCCGCTCAGCCGCATCGACCGCAACATGGTCGCTGCGGCCATTGCCGGGGAGGATGGCAAGTTCTGCAGCCATAACGGCTTCGACCGCGAGGCGATCGAAAAGGCGATCGAGAAGAACGCCCGCGGCGGCCGCATCCGCGGCGGTTCGACCATCAGCCAGCAGACCGCCAAGAACGTCTTCCTGTGGCAGGGCGGCGGCTATTTCCGCAAGGGTCTCGAAGCCTGGTTCACCCTCCTCATCGAGAACATCTGGGGCAAGCGGCGGATCATGGAAGTCTACCTCAATGTCGCCGAAACCGGCATCGGCACCTACGGCGTCGAGGCAGGGGCGCAGCGCTACTACAAGCACTCCGCCGCGCGCCTGACCCCCACCGAGGCGGCGCGAATGGCCGCCGCTTTGCCTCTGCCGAAGGAGCGGTCCGTCATCAGCCCCGGCGGCTTCACCCGCCGCTATGGCAACACCATCCGGGCGCGCATCGGCGTTGTCCGGCGTGACGGGCTCGATTCGTGCATCTATGGCTAG
- a CDS encoding MFS transporter gives MTTVHAEAGPAVDEAHVSRGVVRRPWLFAPLFAPFGISSGYVTVTLAFQLRQGQIPVAIIATIIALSVWPQTVKMLWAPIVDTFGNPKLWYGIGTVTVGLSILLMSVLPKTQAEIPIFTALIVLSSVTSTFVSMSTEIFMANQVPADLRGRASGWSQAGNLGGAGIGGGVGLVLAENLAEAWISGVVIALVCFACWGATLLLPKLEVVKTEGLNYLAGLKEVLVNVWQVARSRLGYLALIIMLLPIGSGGVPWSAIAEEWGAGGNMVAFVNGIAGGIASIVGALVAGFICDRMELKKAYSMFGLLVGLVAVSLILLPRTPTVFVGGVLAYQAMVGMAYTGYAAIVLEAIGKKSAATNWNLMASLSNIPIALMSTIDGHVHDAYGTNAMLFGELAFPAVAIVLFWLFVAATRPRRGQG, from the coding sequence TTGACCACCGTACACGCCGAAGCCGGCCCCGCCGTCGACGAAGCGCACGTCAGCAGGGGGGTGGTCCGCAGGCCGTGGCTCTTCGCCCCGCTGTTCGCCCCCTTCGGCATCTCCAGCGGCTACGTCACCGTCACCCTCGCCTTCCAGCTGCGCCAGGGACAGATCCCGGTGGCGATCATCGCCACGATCATCGCCCTGTCGGTCTGGCCGCAGACCGTGAAGATGCTGTGGGCGCCGATTGTCGACACCTTCGGCAATCCCAAGCTCTGGTACGGCATTGGCACGGTCACCGTGGGGCTTTCGATCCTGCTGATGAGCGTTCTGCCCAAGACCCAGGCGGAGATTCCGATCTTCACCGCGCTCATCGTCCTCTCCTCGGTCACCTCGACCTTCGTCTCGATGTCGACAGAGATCTTCATGGCCAACCAGGTCCCGGCGGATTTGCGCGGGCGCGCCAGCGGCTGGTCTCAGGCCGGCAACCTCGGCGGCGCGGGCATCGGCGGCGGGGTTGGGCTGGTGCTCGCCGAAAACCTCGCCGAAGCGTGGATTTCCGGCGTGGTCATCGCGCTTGTCTGTTTCGCCTGCTGGGGCGCGACCCTGCTCCTGCCGAAGCTCGAAGTGGTCAAGACCGAGGGGCTCAACTACCTCGCGGGGCTCAAGGAAGTACTCGTCAACGTCTGGCAGGTCGCCCGCTCGCGGCTCGGCTACCTGGCCCTGATCATCATGCTCCTGCCGATCGGTTCGGGCGGGGTTCCGTGGTCGGCGATCGCCGAGGAATGGGGCGCCGGGGGCAACATGGTGGCTTTCGTCAACGGTATCGCCGGGGGCATCGCTTCGATCGTCGGCGCCCTCGTTGCGGGCTTCATCTGCGACCGGATGGAACTCAAGAAGGCCTATTCGATGTTCGGCCTCCTCGTCGGGCTCGTGGCCGTTTCGCTGATCCTGCTGCCGCGCACGCCGACGGTGTTCGTCGGCGGCGTCCTCGCTTACCAGGCGATGGTCGGCATGGCCTACACCGGCTACGCCGCGATCGTGCTCGAGGCGATCGGCAAGAAGAGCGCGGCGACCAACTGGAATCTGATGGCCTCGCTGTCCAACATTCCGATCGCCCTCATGTCGACGATCGACGGCCATGTACACGATGCGTACGGTACCAACGCCATGCTGTTTGGCGAACTGGCCTTCCCGGCCGTCGCCATCGTGCTGTTCTGGCTCTTCGTCGCCGCGACCCGGCCCCGCCGCGGCCAGGGCTGA
- the rpoH gene encoding RNA polymerase sigma factor RpoH, translating into MSNAKTPSVPALGGEQSLNRYLAEIKKFPVLTAEQEYMLAKRYEEHEDPDAAAQLVTSHLRLVAKIAMGYRGYGLPVSDLISEGNVGLMQGVKKFEPDRGFRLATYAMWWIKASIQEFILRSWSLVKMGTTAAQKKLFFNLRRMKKNLEAYEDTDLHPDDVAKIATDLGVPEQEVVNMNRRMMMGGDGSLNTPMRNGEEGSGEWQDWLTDEGPLQDEMVADAEEAEVRHDMLLEAMDSLNEREKHILTERRLTDNPQTLEELSQVYDVSRERIRQIEVRAFEKLQKAMQRIATEKLLPAPMPAA; encoded by the coding sequence GTGAGCAACGCCAAGACACCGAGCGTTCCGGCGCTGGGCGGAGAGCAAAGCCTCAACCGCTATCTCGCCGAAATCAAGAAATTCCCCGTGCTGACGGCCGAGCAGGAATACATGCTCGCCAAGCGCTATGAGGAACACGAGGACCCCGACGCTGCGGCGCAGCTCGTGACCTCGCACCTGCGCCTCGTGGCAAAGATCGCCATGGGCTATCGCGGCTACGGCCTGCCGGTTTCCGACCTCATTTCCGAGGGCAACGTCGGGCTCATGCAGGGCGTTAAGAAGTTCGAGCCGGATCGCGGCTTCCGCCTGGCGACTTATGCCATGTGGTGGATCAAGGCCTCGATCCAGGAATTCATCCTCCGCTCGTGGAGCCTCGTGAAGATGGGCACCACCGCGGCGCAGAAGAAGCTGTTCTTCAACCTGCGGCGGATGAAGAAGAACCTCGAGGCTTACGAGGATACCGACCTGCACCCCGACGACGTCGCCAAGATCGCGACCGACCTCGGCGTTCCCGAGCAGGAAGTCGTCAACATGAATCGTCGGATGATGATGGGCGGCGACGGCTCGCTCAACACGCCGATGCGCAATGGCGAAGAAGGTTCGGGCGAGTGGCAGGACTGGTTGACCGACGAGGGTCCGCTGCAGGACGAGATGGTCGCCGATGCCGAAGAAGCCGAAGTGCGCCACGACATGCTGCTTGAAGCGATGGACAGCCTCAACGAGCGCGAGAAGCACATCCTCACCGAGCGGCGGCTGACCGACAATCCGCAGACGCTCGAGGAGCTGAGCCAGGTCTACGACGTCAGCCGCGAGCGCATCCGCCAGATCGAGGTGCGTGCCTTCGAGAAGCTGCAGAAGGCGATGCAGCGCATCGCTACCGAGAAGCTGCTCCCGGCGCCGATGCCGGCCGCCTGA
- a CDS encoding RluA family pseudouridine synthase, translating into MGDEEIITGTLAGGARLDKALADAAGLSRARIQALMAQGAVSVAGAPTSQAAAKYEEGAPFSIALPAACEPDARPQDIPLAVVYEDEQLIVVDKPAGMVVHPAAGNRDGTLVNALLHHCAGGLSGIGGVARPGIVHRIDKDTSGLLVVAKTDAAHEGLARQFADHSIERAYLAVCNGHPLPPQGTIRGRIGRSDTNRKKMALLPDTANRGKHAVTHYKVLEKLTNCSLVECRLETGRTHQVRVHLASIGHALLGDPVYGRANSSLRPILQALDFRRQALHAAILGFIHPLSGRRLEFSSELPSDMRELIDETGH; encoded by the coding sequence ATGGGGGACGAGGAAATCATCACCGGAACGCTGGCTGGCGGCGCGCGACTGGACAAAGCCTTGGCCGACGCAGCCGGACTGTCCCGGGCTCGAATTCAGGCGCTGATGGCGCAAGGGGCGGTTTCGGTCGCCGGCGCCCCGACCTCGCAGGCTGCGGCGAAGTACGAGGAAGGCGCGCCCTTTTCCATCGCCCTGCCCGCCGCCTGCGAACCCGACGCCCGGCCGCAGGACATCCCGCTCGCCGTGGTATACGAGGACGAGCAGCTGATCGTGGTCGACAAGCCCGCAGGCATGGTCGTCCACCCGGCGGCGGGGAACCGCGACGGGACGCTCGTCAATGCCCTGCTGCACCACTGCGCCGGAGGACTTTCGGGAATCGGCGGGGTTGCACGACCCGGTATCGTGCACCGGATCGACAAGGACACGTCCGGCCTGCTCGTCGTCGCCAAGACCGATGCCGCGCACGAAGGGCTGGCTAGGCAATTCGCCGACCATTCGATCGAACGCGCTTATCTCGCGGTCTGCAACGGCCATCCGCTACCCCCGCAAGGGACGATTCGCGGGCGAATCGGCCGCTCCGACACCAATCGCAAGAAGATGGCCCTGCTCCCCGACACAGCTAACCGCGGCAAACATGCCGTCACTCATTACAAGGTGCTGGAAAAGCTGACCAATTGCTCGCTCGTCGAATGCCGGCTCGAAACCGGGCGAACCCACCAGGTCCGGGTTCACCTTGCGTCAATCGGCCATGCGCTATTGGGGGACCCTGTCTATGGCAGGGCAAATTCATCGCTTCGGCCGATTCTCCAGGCCCTCGACTTTCGCCGCCAGGCGCTGCACGCCGCAATTCTCGGCTTCATCCACCCGCTGTCCGGGCGAAGGCTGGAATTTTCGAGCGAATTGCCGAGCGACATGAGGGAACTTATCGACGAAACCGGTCATTGA
- a CDS encoding Mov34/MPN/PAD-1 family protein: MANIEVTRGVMERLLAEAQAAAPHEACGLLLGRGMHIETAVPARNVHPRPATRFEIDPQALVDAHRAARAGGPEVLGYYHSHPAGTAEPSPTDVASAANDGKIWAIVANGTVRFWRAGDGAFGELPTGLHNG, translated from the coding sequence GTGGCGAATATCGAGGTGACAAGAGGCGTGATGGAGCGCTTGCTGGCCGAGGCGCAGGCCGCAGCTCCGCACGAGGCATGCGGCCTGTTGCTCGGCCGCGGCATGCACATCGAGACGGCCGTTCCGGCACGCAACGTCCACCCGCGGCCGGCCACCCGATTCGAGATCGATCCGCAGGCGCTCGTCGACGCTCACCGCGCCGCCCGCGCGGGCGGTCCTGAAGTGCTCGGCTACTATCACTCGCACCCCGCGGGCACGGCCGAACCCTCGCCAACCGACGTTGCGAGCGCGGCAAACGACGGCAAGATCTGGGCAATCGTCGCAAACGGGACAGTCCGTTTCTGGCGTGCCGGGGACGGAGCCTTCGGCGAGCTTCCAACCGGCCTGCACAACGGCTAG
- a CDS encoding histidine phosphotransferase family protein: MPETVDLASLLCSRLCHDMLSPVGALSNGIELLRDERDPEMRQRCMELLEQSARISTDKLKFFRLAYGAAGGFGDVVPTQEPRDLVQGLVGDNGRIVLQWAVSDPELPKPAVKVLLNLAAIGIDALPRGGQLDVGAEKRDGATEIAVRAAGAKIAFDKSIGMALDGSLAAEDLSGRTAPAHMIRLIAERSGGGVQYALSDEALVMGAILPDA, translated from the coding sequence ATGCCCGAAACGGTCGACCTTGCTTCCCTTCTCTGTTCCCGCCTCTGCCACGACATGCTCAGCCCCGTCGGCGCGCTGAGCAACGGCATCGAACTGCTGCGCGACGAGCGTGATCCCGAAATGCGCCAGCGCTGCATGGAGTTGCTCGAGCAGAGCGCTCGGATCAGCACCGACAAGCTCAAATTCTTTCGCCTTGCTTACGGCGCCGCTGGCGGATTCGGCGATGTTGTCCCCACTCAGGAACCGCGTGACCTCGTCCAGGGCCTCGTCGGCGACAATGGGCGGATCGTCCTGCAATGGGCGGTCTCCGATCCCGAGTTGCCCAAGCCGGCGGTCAAGGTGCTGCTCAATCTCGCCGCGATCGGTATCGATGCTTTGCCGCGCGGCGGCCAGCTCGACGTGGGCGCGGAGAAACGCGACGGCGCGACCGAGATCGCCGTCCGGGCAGCCGGCGCCAAGATCGCCTTCGACAAGTCCATAGGCATGGCGCTCGACGGCTCGCTGGCGGCTGAAGACCTGTCCGGCCGCACCGCGCCGGCGCACATGATCCGCCTGATCGCCGAGCGTTCGGGCGGCGGTGTTCAGTATGCGCTGAGCGACGAGGCGCTCGTCATGGGCGCAATCCTGCCCGACGCC